CTATGATTAATGAAGAAGTAGTTGTGATTGCCCATGACTTGACTCCTTCTGATACCGCTCAATTAGATAAAAACTTTGTTAAAGCTTTTGTAACCAATATTGGTGGACGTACAAGTCACTCAGCTATTATGGCTCGTACTCTTGAAATTGCTGCGGTTCTTGGAACAAATAACATTACCGAATTAGTAAAAGACGGTGATACAGTTGCCGTGAATGGAATTACTGGTGAGGTTATTATCAATCCAACAGAAGAACAAGTTGCAACCTTTAAAGCAGCGGGTGAAGCCTATGCAAAACAAAAAGCTGAATGGGATTTGCTGAAAGATGCTGAAACAGTAACAGCTGACGGAAAACATTTTGAACTGGCTGCAAATATCGGTACACCTAAAGATGTCGAAGGTGTGAATGCAAATGGCGCAGAAGCTGTCGGGCTTTACCGTACTGAGTTTCTTTATATGGATTCGCAAGATTTCCCAACAGAAGATGAGCAGTATGAAGCTTATAAAGCTGTACTTGAAGGGATGAATGGCAAACCAGTTGTTGTCCGTACAATGGACATCGGTGGAGACAAAGAACTTCCTTACTTTGATTTGCCAAAAGAAATGAATCCGTTTCTTGGATTCCGTGCTCTTCGTATTTCTATTTCTGAAACAGGAAATGCAATGTTCCGCACACAATTACGTGCACTTTTGCGTGCATCTGTGCATGGACAATTGCGTATCATGTTCCCAATGGTTGCTTTGTTGACTGAATTCCGTGCTGCAAAAGGCATTTTGGAAGAAGAAAAATCTAAATTGCTTGCAGAGGGTGTGGCAGTTGCGGACAATATTCAAGTTGGTATCATGATTGAAATTCCAGCGGCAGCAATGCTTGCTGACCAATTTGCAAAAGAAGTTGACTTCTTCTCAATTGGTACCAATGACTTGATTCAATACACAATGGCTGCTGACCGTATGAATGAACAAGTTTCTTACCTTTATCAACCATACAACCCATCTATCTTACGTTTAGTGGATCGAGTGGTCAAAGCTGCTCATGCTGAAGGCAAGTGGGCTGGTATGTGTGGTGAAATGGCGGGTGATCAAACTGCTGTTCCACTTCTAGTTGGTATTGGTCTGGATGAGTTTTCAATGAGTGCTACATCTGTTCTTCGTACACGTAGCTTGATGAAGAAATTGGATACGAAGAAGATGCAAGAACTCGCTCAACGTGCTCTTACAGAATGTGCAACGATGGAAGAAGTTCTTGAACTTGAAAAAGAATATCTTGATTTTGAATAATATCGAAACGAAGACCATTGTCAATTAAGACAATTGAAATCTCAGTTATTGAAAGAGGGCGTTGTTGTCCTCTTTTTTATATTGCAGATAATTTAGGTTTTCCATGCTCCTTTTTACTTCCTTTTGCTCATTTTTGCTATAATGATAATTATGAACAACTTGATTAAATCAAAATTAGAATTGTTGCCTACTAGTCCAGGTTGCTATATTCATAAAGATAAAAATGGCATTATCATCTATGTCGGAAAAGCTAAGAATCTGCGCAATCGGGTGCGCTCTTATTTTCGTGGGAGCCATGATACTAAGACCGAAGCGCTGGTATCTGAGATTGAGGATTTTGAGTTTATTGTCACGGATTCTAACATTGAAGCTTTGCTGCTTGAAATCAATCTCATCAAGGAAAATCAGCCTAAGTACAATATCATGCTCAAGGATGATAAGTCCTACCCTTTTATCAAAATTACCAATGAGACATATCCGCGTCTAATTATTACGCGTCAGGTCAAAAAGGATGGGGGGCTCTACTTTGGTCCTTATCCTGATGTAGGTGCTGCCAATGAAATTAAGCGCCTGCTGGATCGAATTTTCCCTTTTCGCAAATGCACTAATCCGCCTGAGAAGGTTTGTTTCTACTACCACATCGGGCAGTGCCGAGCTCACACTATCTGCCATAATGAACCACATTTTTTTCAAGATATGGCTCAAGAAGTATCAGACTTTCTCAAAGGGCATGATGATAAGATTATTGATGAGCTGAAAAGGAAAATGACTAGTGCGGCTGAGAAAATGGAGTTTGAAAAAGCGGCTGAGTACCGCGACTTGCTTCAAAGCATTGCGACGCTTCGCACTAAACAACGAGTCATGGCGAAGGATTTGCAGAATCGGGATGTCTTTGGTTATTATGTAGACAAAGGCTGGATATGTGTGCAGGTGTTCTTTGTCCGTCAAGGAAAACTCATTGAGCGAGACGTGAATATGTTTCCTTACTACAATGATCCCGATGAGGATTTTCTGACCTATATTGGTCAATTTTATCAGGAAAAATCTCATCTGATTCCCAATGAAATTTTGATTCCGTCTGATATTGATGATGTAGCTGTTCAGGCTGTGGTAGATACGAAGATTCTCAAACCTCAGCGAGGAGAGAAGAAACAGTTGGTTAATTTGGCTATTAAAAATGCGCAAGTTAGTTTGCAGCAGAAGTTTGATTTGTTGGAGAAATCTGTTGAAAAAACGCAAGGAGCTATTGAAAATCTAGGTCAGTTGCTCAATATTCCCACCCCAGTTCGGATTGAGTCCTTTGATAATTCCAATATTATGGGAACCAGTCCTGTTTCAGCTATGGTGGTCTTTATCAATGGGAAACCCAGCAAAAAGGATTATCGCAAGTATAAGATTAAGACAGTTGTCGGTCCAGATGACTATGCTAGTATGCGAGAAGTGATTAAGCGCCGCTATAGCCGAGTCATGCGAGATGGTTTAATACCGCCTGATCTTATTGTCATTGATGGTGGTCAGGGTCAAGTCAACATTGCTAAAGACGTCATTCAAAATCAATTAGGGTTAGATATTCCTATCGCTGGTTTGCAAAAGAACGACAAGCATCAGACTCATGAATTGCTCTTTGGCGATCCTTTGAAAGTGGTCGAATTATCTCGCAATTCACAGGAATTTTTCCTTTTGCAACGCATCCAAGATGAAGTCCACCGCTTTGCCATTACCTTCCATCGCCAGCTCCGGTCTAAGAATTCCTTCTCATCACAACTAGATGGCATTGAAGGACTGGGGCCCAAACGCAAGCAAAATTTGATGCGACATTTTAAATCTTTGACCAACATCAAGAAAGCCAGCGTGGATGAAATTGTCGAAGTGGGTGTACCGCGAAAAGTGGCAGAGGCCGTGCAGGAGAAATTGAGCAAATCTACAGATAAAAAGATAACCAACTCCTAGATTTTAGGGAAGCAAGTTCATCAGACTATTTCTCGTGAAAAACCTCTGCAAGCTCTTCCAATTTATGGTAAAATGAAATTAGTATAATAAGAAAAGGAAAGTCCCTATGAAATTTCTTGAATTAAATAAAAAGCGTCATGCAACGAAGCATTTCAATGATAAAGCAGTTGATCCGAAAGATGTGCGGACGGCGATTGAAATTGCAACTTTAGCGCCAAGTGCTCACAATAGCCAGCCTTGGAAATTTGTAGTTGTGCGTGAGAAAAATGCAGAATTGGCTGAGATTGCTTTCGGTGCAAACAAAGACCAAATCACAGAAGCACCCGTGACGATTGCTCTTTTTACAGATACAGACTTAGTTAAACGAGCTCGGAAAATTGCTCGTGTAGCTGGGGTCAATAATATGTCCGACGAATTGTTGCAATATTATATGCAAAATTTACCGGTTGAATATGGGCATTATTCTGAGCAGCAAAAAAGCGATTATTTGGCTTTAAATGCTGGTTTGGTGGCAATGAATCTTGTTTTAGCATTGACTGATCAAGGCATTAGTTCCAATATTATCCTTGGATTTGATAAGTCAAAAGTCAATCAAGTGCTAGACATTGATGAGCGCTTCCGTCCAGAACTTTTAATTACTGTTGGCTACACAGACGATAAACTGGATCCAAGCTATCGTTTGCCAGTGGATGAGATTATTGAAAAACGTTGATAGAAAGGAATATGATTTTATGACGATTGATTTTAAAGCAGAGGTTGAAAAACGTCGCGATGCTCTATTGGCTGACTTATTTAGCCTTTTGGAAATCAACTCCGAGCGAGATGATACGAAAGCAGATAAAGAACATCCTTTCGGGCCTGGACCTGTTAAGGCTTTGGAAAAATTCTTAGAATTAGCTGCGCGTGATGGTTATTCAACGAAGAATGTGGACAATTATGCAGGGCATTTTGAATATGGCGAAGGAGCTGAAGTTCTTGGAATTTTTGCACACATGGATGTGGTACCGGCTGGAAGCGGTTGGGATACAGATCCTTATACACCAACAATTAAAGATGGAAAACTCTATGCGCGTGGTGCGAGTGATGACAAAGGGCCAACAATGGCTTGCTATTATGGACTGAAAATCATCAAAGAATTAGGTTTGTCGACGTCTAAGAAAGTTCGTTTTGTAGTTGGTACAGATGAAGAATCTGGTTGGGCTGATATGGACTATTATTTCAAACACGTTGGTCTGCCAGAGCCAGACTTTGGCTTTTCGCCAGATGCAGAATTTCCGATTATCAATGGTGAAAAAGGAAACATCACCGAATATCTTCATTTTGCAGGGGAAAATGGCGGAGCTACGCACTTGCATAGTTTTACTGGCGGAATTCGTGAAAATATGGTTCCTGAATCTGCAACAGCAGTGGTATCAGGAAATGTGCCAAATCTTGAAGATAAATTAGATGAATTTGCAAAAGAACATGGACTTCGATTTGAATACCAAGAATTACCGAGTGGTCAAATAACAGTTACGATTGTTGGGAAATCCGCTCACGGAGCATCTCCACAATCCGGTGTCAATGGCGCGACTTATCTGGCGAAATTCTTGACCCAGTTTGATTTTGCAGATTCTGCTAAAAACTATCTTGAAGTGGCTGGAAACATTCTTTTAGAAGACCATGCAGGAAAAGCTCTGAAAGTGGATTATGTAGATGAAAAAATGGGTGCTCTTTCTATGAATGCAGGAGTCTTCCGCTTTGATGAGGCAAGTGATGACAACACCATTGCCCTTAATTTCCGCTATCCACAAGGAACCAATCCAGAAATGATCAAATCTAAATTGGAAAACTTGCCTGTAGAAAACGTGACATTGTCAGAGCACGAGCATGTTCCTCATTATGTTCCAATGGAAGATCCACTTGTGACAACGCTTTTGGACGTGTATGAAAAGCAAACAGGTCTGAAAGGTTATGAGCAAATCATTGGTGGAGGAACGTTTGGTCGTCTCTTGAAACGCGGTGTTGCTTATGGTGCTATGTTCCCAGGCTATACAGATACCATGCACCAAGCAAATGAATTTATAGATGTAGAAGATCTTTTCCGTGCAGCAGCTATTTATGCTGAAGCAATTTATGAACTGATTAAATAAAACAGGTAAACTCAGCTAGAAATAGTTGAGTTTCTTTCAAAGAAAGAGAACAATTATGATTTACACAATTACGAGTGCGACAGGTCAATTGGGGCAAAAGGTTGTTGCTGAAGCACGAAAACATTTAAATTCTAATGAAATTCGGCTATCTGTTCGAAGTCCCAAAAAAGCAAGTCAATATGTAACAGCAGGGATTGATGTTAGAGCAGCTGATTATTTAGATGTGAATTCTATGGTCGAGGCTTGGCGTGGAACGGATGTTTTGATTTACATTCCAAGTATTTCCCATCCAAGCATTGTGCGTGTGCCAGAATTTGAAAATTCGGTCATTGCAGCAGAAAGAGCTGGAGTTAAGCACTTTATCTTTGTTGGATTTTTCGCCGATCAAGTCAATAGTCCATTTCACATGGCAGCTTTCTTTGCTTATGCCAATACTCGTCTAGCGTCGGCTGGATTTTCTTACAGCATTATCAAAAATGCTATGTATGATGATCCATTGGTGCCTTATTTACCTGAGTTAATAGAGCGCAAGGCTGTTATTTATCCAATGGGAAATGCCAAAATGAGCTTTATTTCACGGGAAGATAGTGCAGAAGCCATTGTCAAACTGGCTATGTCACCTGTCCTACAGGGAAAAACGTATGTTTTGACTCAAGAACGCAATTACACAATGTTGGAGCTGGCTAATCTTTTGTCCGAGGTTTCTGGTCACGAGATTGGCTACCAACCAGTGACGGTTGAGGAATTTGCTGCCATTTATGATCAACCAAAAGGTTTCGGTGTTGTGCTGGCTTCTCTTTATCAAGCTGGAAGTCAAGGCTGTCTGGATATTGTGACAGATGATTTTCGGACAATCACAGGACGGCAGGCAACTGATTTGAAAAGCTACATGAAGAAGAATTATCAAAAATAGAGGCAAGAAATGGAAACGCTAGAAGACATTAAGAAAGCTATTATGGCTGATTCACAAAATCAAGCATATACAAAGCGAGGAATTGAGCCACTTTTTGCAGCGCCTAAAACGGCACGTATCAATATTGTCGGTCAAGCACCGGGCATCAGAGCGCAGGAAACGCGCTTGTACTGGAATGATAAGAGTGGTGATCGCTTGCGTGAATGGATGGGTGTCGATTATGATACTTTTTATCATTCAGGCTATTTTGCCGCGATTCCAATGGACTTTTATTTCCCAGGTCATGGAAAGTCAGGGGATTTACCGCCGCGTAAGGGCTTTGCTGAAAAATGGCATCAGCCGATTTTAGACTTGCTACCAGATCTTGAATTGACTGTTCTTATTGGTCAGTATGCTCAAAAATACTACCTTCATCAAAAAGGAACTGTAAAACTAACTGATACGGTAAAACATTATCAAGACTACTTGCCAGAATTTTTCCCGCTTGTCCACCCCTCACCACGAAATCAAATTTGGATGGCTAAGAATCCTTGGTTTGCAGAAACCGTAATCCCTGATTTAAGGGAACGGGTACAAAAGATTATTTCAAGATGAGCACTTGCTCATCTTTTTTTTGAAACCAAATCTTTGACAAAAAAGGTTCGATATAGTATTATAAATAAACTTCTATATCGTATAATTTTAGAGGAAAAACAGTTGGATAGAAAAATAATTAATAGTGGGTTTTACATTGGAAAAATTCATCGTTTGTCCAATCGACTGATGAACCACATTTTGTTAGAACGAGGAATCCAAGCCTTTAATGGAGAGCAGGGACGTATTTTAC
This Streptococcus anginosus DNA region includes the following protein-coding sequences:
- the ptsP gene encoding phosphoenolpyruvate--protein phosphotransferase; this encodes MTEMLKGIAASDGVAVAKAYLLVQPDLSFETASVEDTNAEEARLDVALEASQNELSVIREKAVESLGEEAAQVFDAHLMVLSDPEMIGQIKETIRAKKVNAEAGLKEVTDMFITLFENMEDNPYMQERAADIRDVTKRVLAHLLGVRLPNPAMINEEVVVIAHDLTPSDTAQLDKNFVKAFVTNIGGRTSHSAIMARTLEIAAVLGTNNITELVKDGDTVAVNGITGEVIINPTEEQVATFKAAGEAYAKQKAEWDLLKDAETVTADGKHFELAANIGTPKDVEGVNANGAEAVGLYRTEFLYMDSQDFPTEDEQYEAYKAVLEGMNGKPVVVRTMDIGGDKELPYFDLPKEMNPFLGFRALRISISETGNAMFRTQLRALLRASVHGQLRIMFPMVALLTEFRAAKGILEEEKSKLLAEGVAVADNIQVGIMIEIPAAAMLADQFAKEVDFFSIGTNDLIQYTMAADRMNEQVSYLYQPYNPSILRLVDRVVKAAHAEGKWAGMCGEMAGDQTAVPLLVGIGLDEFSMSATSVLRTRSLMKKLDTKKMQELAQRALTECATMEEVLELEKEYLDFE
- the uvrC gene encoding excinuclease ABC subunit UvrC; translated protein: MNNLIKSKLELLPTSPGCYIHKDKNGIIIYVGKAKNLRNRVRSYFRGSHDTKTEALVSEIEDFEFIVTDSNIEALLLEINLIKENQPKYNIMLKDDKSYPFIKITNETYPRLIITRQVKKDGGLYFGPYPDVGAANEIKRLLDRIFPFRKCTNPPEKVCFYYHIGQCRAHTICHNEPHFFQDMAQEVSDFLKGHDDKIIDELKRKMTSAAEKMEFEKAAEYRDLLQSIATLRTKQRVMAKDLQNRDVFGYYVDKGWICVQVFFVRQGKLIERDVNMFPYYNDPDEDFLTYIGQFYQEKSHLIPNEILIPSDIDDVAVQAVVDTKILKPQRGEKKQLVNLAIKNAQVSLQQKFDLLEKSVEKTQGAIENLGQLLNIPTPVRIESFDNSNIMGTSPVSAMVVFINGKPSKKDYRKYKIKTVVGPDDYASMREVIKRRYSRVMRDGLIPPDLIVIDGGQGQVNIAKDVIQNQLGLDIPIAGLQKNDKHQTHELLFGDPLKVVELSRNSQEFFLLQRIQDEVHRFAITFHRQLRSKNSFSSQLDGIEGLGPKRKQNLMRHFKSLTNIKKASVDEIVEVGVPRKVAEAVQEKLSKSTDKKITNS
- a CDS encoding nitroreductase family protein, giving the protein MKFLELNKKRHATKHFNDKAVDPKDVRTAIEIATLAPSAHNSQPWKFVVVREKNAELAEIAFGANKDQITEAPVTIALFTDTDLVKRARKIARVAGVNNMSDELLQYYMQNLPVEYGHYSEQQKSDYLALNAGLVAMNLVLALTDQGISSNIILGFDKSKVNQVLDIDERFRPELLITVGYTDDKLDPSYRLPVDEIIEKR
- the pepV gene encoding dipeptidase PepV, encoding MTIDFKAEVEKRRDALLADLFSLLEINSERDDTKADKEHPFGPGPVKALEKFLELAARDGYSTKNVDNYAGHFEYGEGAEVLGIFAHMDVVPAGSGWDTDPYTPTIKDGKLYARGASDDKGPTMACYYGLKIIKELGLSTSKKVRFVVGTDEESGWADMDYYFKHVGLPEPDFGFSPDAEFPIINGEKGNITEYLHFAGENGGATHLHSFTGGIRENMVPESATAVVSGNVPNLEDKLDEFAKEHGLRFEYQELPSGQITVTIVGKSAHGASPQSGVNGATYLAKFLTQFDFADSAKNYLEVAGNILLEDHAGKALKVDYVDEKMGALSMNAGVFRFDEASDDNTIALNFRYPQGTNPEMIKSKLENLPVENVTLSEHEHVPHYVPMEDPLVTTLLDVYEKQTGLKGYEQIIGGGTFGRLLKRGVAYGAMFPGYTDTMHQANEFIDVEDLFRAAAIYAEAIYELIK
- a CDS encoding SDR family oxidoreductase, whose translation is MIYTITSATGQLGQKVVAEARKHLNSNEIRLSVRSPKKASQYVTAGIDVRAADYLDVNSMVEAWRGTDVLIYIPSISHPSIVRVPEFENSVIAAERAGVKHFIFVGFFADQVNSPFHMAAFFAYANTRLASAGFSYSIIKNAMYDDPLVPYLPELIERKAVIYPMGNAKMSFISREDSAEAIVKLAMSPVLQGKTYVLTQERNYTMLELANLLSEVSGHEIGYQPVTVEEFAAIYDQPKGFGVVLASLYQAGSQGCLDIVTDDFRTITGRQATDLKSYMKKNYQK
- a CDS encoding uracil-DNA glycosylase family protein, which codes for METLEDIKKAIMADSQNQAYTKRGIEPLFAAPKTARINIVGQAPGIRAQETRLYWNDKSGDRLREWMGVDYDTFYHSGYFAAIPMDFYFPGHGKSGDLPPRKGFAEKWHQPILDLLPDLELTVLIGQYAQKYYLHQKGTVKLTDTVKHYQDYLPEFFPLVHPSPRNQIWMAKNPWFAETVIPDLRERVQKIISR